A genomic region of Homalodisca vitripennis isolate AUS2020 chromosome 5, UT_GWSS_2.1, whole genome shotgun sequence contains the following coding sequences:
- the LOC124363044 gene encoding LOW QUALITY PROTEIN: U3 small nucleolar RNA-associated protein 14 homolog A-like (The sequence of the model RefSeq protein was modified relative to this genomic sequence to represent the inferred CDS: deleted 1 base in 1 codon): MFRKPTELELELSKLLKEPKPFTQEEETQDNKDEAKEEDYPMSLAEVREKRKMMARLRAQQSYKQAKAMRHSKIKSKKFHQIQRRARVKQQLKEFEELQQKDPEAALKKLEELEKTRAQERVTLRHRSTGQWAKNLAVRAKYDKDARIALAEQLAKSRELTVKLAKNKESESEKEEEEEEEEEPPQLQQIEEDGPNNEWLVKQSKEMVDFVSGYRKYWETKVKKQENEAGSDTEVKGNNIPCSNESEMENPSEGNTELKQDKIKPLSNVENKSSEGNTELEQNKIKALSNVENKSSEGNTELEKDKIEALSNFENKSSEGNTELEQDKIKDLSNVENKSSKSLKKNVQIKNLFFMSDSSVNTNAKAVHNKTASNFKVSSSNKNAKPVHNKTASNFKVSKSTHKNKTSKKNSDSLATRNGFKNFESKMGSWIVTKHSQVKGRKIKNIGKDKGNEKRIKISSGTYEIMETRKRHNTEVVPEHPGEVGETNGLYMNTQKAKKVKSLDEMFEEVEEKLQNKVQEKLNQISKQLDSKLENKDNNEMELETDEIPSLKMNRQNITADVDEELAEETRVNNKRNRVERDVVAKAIATASAKVTSGEDIDPNKFQEVTPRLLASELPEMVTEGEEAMDQEDQAAKDRHLVITEAFAESDVVEQFQKEKEDETSKSAVGDVNLSLPGWGSWAGHNLKPVTRRKRKKFVIKFPRVIPRRDANRGNVILNEDADKPIKEHQVSEVPFPFTSVQEYEASMRAPLGSTWVPQTAHKKLTRPALITKLGTIISPMDEDQLVAVNKQKKLPKRKPQNVMRKNHITEVKK; encoded by the exons GTTTCATCAGATCCAGCGGAGGGCCAGAGTAAAGCAACAATTGAAGGAATTTGAGGAACTTCAACAGAAGGATCCCGAGGCAGCACTAAAAAAATTGGAGGAACTGGAAAAAACAAGGGCCCAGGAAAGAGTGACATTGCGACATCGTTCCACAGGACAGTGGGCTAAAAACCTTGCTGTTCGTGCCAAGTATGACAAAGAT GCTAGGATCGCATTGGCAGAGCAACTGGCTAAGAGCAGGGAGCTAACTGTAAAGCTGGCAAAGAACAAGGAGAGTGAGTCTGAGAAGGAAGAAGAAGAGGAGGAGGAAGAGGAGCCACCACAACTGCAGCAGATTGAAGAGGATGGCCCTAATAATGAGTGGTTGGTGAAACAGAGCAAGGAAATGGTGGATTTTGTCAGTGGGTACCGCAAATATTGGGAGACCAAGGTGAAAAAACAGGAAAATGAGGCTGGGAGTGATACAGAGGTGAAAGGAAACAACATTCCATGTAGCAATGAGTCGGAGATGGAAAACCCCAGTGAGGGAAACACCGAGTTAAAACAGGACAAAATAAAACCTCTGagtaatgttgaaaataaatccAGCGAAGGAAACACAGAGTTAGAACAGAACAAAATAAAAGCTCTGagtaatgttgaaaataaatccAGCGAAGGAAACACTGAGTTAGAAAAGGACAAAATAGAAGCTctaagtaattttgaaaataaatccaGTGAAGGAAACACTGAGTTAGAACAGGACAAAATAAAAGATCTTagtaatgttgaaaataaatctaGTAAATCTCTTAAGAAAAAcgtgcaaattaaaaatttgtttttcatgagTGATAGTTCTGTAAATACAAATGCCAAAGCAGTACACAATAAAACGGCTTCTAATTTTAAAGTTAGTTCTTCAAACAAAAATGCCAAACCAGTACATAATAAAACGGcttctaattttaaagtttctaaatctacgcataaaaataaaacgtctaaaaaaaat agtgatTCACTAGCTACcagaaatggttttaaaaattttgaaagtaaaatggGATCTTGGATTGTGACAAAACACTCGCAAGTAAAAggcagaaaaattaaaaatataggaaaAGATAAAGGcaatgaaaaaagaataaaaatatcaagtgGGACTTATGAAATAATGGAAACCAGAAAAAGGCATAATACAGAAGTTGTTCCTGAACATCCAGGTGAAGTAGGTGAAACAAACGGACTTTACATGAATACACAGAAAGCTAAAAAAGTAAAGAGTTTAGATGAGATGTTTGAAGAGGttgaagaaaaattacaaaacaaagttCAGGAAAAACTAAATCAGATCAGTAAACAATTAGATAGTAAACTGGAGAACAAGGATAACAATGAGATGGAATTAGAAACAGATGAAATTCCCAGTTTGAAAATGAATAGACAGAATATAACAGCTGATGTTGATGAGGAATTAGCAGAAGAAACTCGAGTTAATAATAAACGGAACAGAGTAGAACGTGATGTTGTGGCAAAGGCAATAGCAACTGCTTCAGCAAAAGTAACCTCTGGAGAAGACATTGATCCTAATAAGTTCCAAGAGGTGACTCCGAGACTGCTTGCATCTGAGTTGCCAGAGATGGTGACTGAAGGTGAAGAAGCGATGGACCAAGAGGATCAAGCTGCCAAAGATCGGCATCTCGTTATTACAGAGGCCTTTGCTGAGAGTGATGTTGTCGAACAGTTCCA AAAGGAGAAGGAGGACGAGACCAGCAAGTCCGCAGTTGGGGATGTGAACTTGAGTCTGCCAGGCTGGGGAAGCTGGGCCGGTCATAATCTGAAGCCAGTGACACGACGCAAGCGCAAGAAGTTTGTGATAAAGTTCCCACGGGTAATCCCTCGTAGAGACGCCAACCGTGGCAATGTTATCCTCAACGAGGATGCTGACAAGCCCATCAAAGAGCACCAG GTGTCAGAAGTGCCGTTTCCATTCACCAGTGTCCAGGAATATGAAGCCAGCATGAGGGCACCCCTGGGTTCCACCTGGGTACCTCAGACGGCCCACAAGAAGTTGACACGGCCTGCTCTGATCACAAAGCTTGGCACTATCATCTCCCCTATGGATGAGGACCAACTAGTTGctgtaaataaacagaaaaaacttCCTAAGAGAAAACCACAAAATGTAATGAGAAAAAATCATAtaacagaagtaaaaaaataa